The genomic interval GCCCCAAACAAACTCAATAAAACAAAAAACGGCAGTGCTTTCCAAGACCAATCATCTACTCGAAAAGGAAACAAGGGCTTACTCGCGGAAATTAAAATAAAGCCCCAAGTAACTAATCCTGCTGTTACACCACTTATCAAAAGCGATTTATTTACCTTACGAGCAATGACCTCTAAAGCAAACAACAAACCAACCAGCGGACTTCCGAATAACACCCCCACTCCGGCAACAACTCCAGCGCTTATCAATTCGCGTTTGAATATTTTAGCAGAAAAATCACGTTTGTAAGCTTCATTTCCAACTGTAGCAGTTGCAACAACGGTAGAAACCTCAATTCCAGTTGAACCACCAAAAATGACTGTTAAAAACCCATTCAGAAAGTGCGACGGCACTTTAAACAAAGGCAAATGATCTTTGCGTTGATCCAGCGTTTTATATATTTCGGTAATTCCTTTATTCTTACGATTCTGAAAAAGATATTTGCGCAAAAAATAGATTGCTGTAATTCCACAAGTTGGTAAAACAACAAACCAAGCAACGCCATTACGACTTGCAAAACCAAACAACGTATGCTGAAAAAGCTCTGTGAGTAATTTTAAAAGCCAAGCCAAAAAACAACAAAATAAAGCTGTTAACATCGAAATAGCCGCCAATTTCACATCGTTGTATAGAATTACCCTTTTTCTTTCCGTCATGTTCGCAAAAATACGGATTAATTAGATTTTTGCGTTTTCTGCGGAATTAAAGCAAGAATACTAGATTGATTGGTGACGTTATTGTATATCTTCGTTCCTAATCTGGATTCGGCAATCACATTCCCCACCTTTTCTGCGTGTCTCCTTTAACAAAAAATACTCCCAATTGGATCCATCACGCAAGTTCATCGTGATATTCAACGTGTCATTACCAACGATTCTTGTCCGTATCGAATCAAGGTATATGTCACAATTCTTATATTCATAAACCCTCTCTCTACTCGATATTTCGAAAATAGTAATCTGACTGTGACTACCAACCAAAATAGAGTCTGACTTATATCCTGCTGCTGCCTGACCTTCCAGAAGTAAAACAACATCGTAATCTGAATCATTCTGAATGATTTTGCGGTGTTTCGTTGAAGGATCACAAGCGCATAGAAAAATAGCAAGGAATACAGTGAAAAAAATTGGTTTATCGTTTCTCATTACATGAATAAATTACTGAATACTCATTTTTAAACTAAAGTAGTAAAACAGCAACTCTTGGAAAAATTGCTCTTATCAACCTTTCGGTTACTTTCATCTCCGTTTAGGTCTCCCGCGGAGGAGCGCAGAGGTCCGCAGATAATAATTTATAACCCATTTACTTTTCGGAAGATATTATCTTTCAAAAAATCAGTATTGAAGTTCACCAATATTCCCAATTTCAAATCTGAAAGCTTCAAATAAGTTATTAATTGCTTGTGATGAACCTTATTAAGTATATCTACTGATTTTAATTCGATAATTACTTTGTCTTCTACCAGCAAATCAAGTCTATAAGCATTTTGTAAAATAAAATCCTTGTATTTCAAAGAAAGTTCCACCTGAGATCTTACCCGAAGTCCCGCGCTTTCAAGCTCATGTTTCAAAGCAAATTCGTAAGACGATTCTAATAAACCTGGGCCTAATTCTTCATAGACCTCATAAATAGCTTTGCGGATTATAAAACTTATTTCATTTTCACTCATACTCTAAACTAAAGTGAATATTCTAAAAACACAAGCTCATAAACGATTGATTATTAAGATAATTATCGTTATTTTATAATAGTCCTGAAACAAGAAAAGCACAGAAATATTCTGCGCTCTTCTGCGTCCCTCCGCGGGAAATAATTTCTGTAATTATCGGATCTCTCCACCAGCCTCAAATCCTTTTTCAGGAATCATAAAGCTCAGTTTTCCTTCTTCGTTTTCAGCCATCAGGATCATTCCCTGAGATTCCACTCCGCGGATTTTACGAGGTGCCAAGTTCATCAAAACAGCAACCGTTTTTCCCACAACTTCTTCTGGAGAATAATGTTCTGCTATTCCTGAAACGATCGTTCTTGTGTCAATTCCAGTGTTTACAGTTAATTGCAACAATTTATCTGCTTTCGGAACACGAATCGCTTCGATGATTGTTCCCAAACGAATGTCCATTTTTGTGAAATCATCAAAGGATGTTTCTTCTTTTTGAGGAGGAAAAGTAGTTTCAGCAACTGGTTGAGAAGCATGTAAGAACTCCACTTCTCTTGCCACAAATTCATCATCAATCTTTTGGAATAAAATCGTTGGAGTACTCGTTTGATCTCCTGCTTGCAACAAAATCGTTCCCGACTTGTCCCACGTTTGTACTTCCGTTCCTACAAATGCACGAATTTTTGCAGCTGTTTCTGGTAAGAACGGATCCAACACCAAGCCTAAGTTCGCCGTGATTTGCAAAGCGATATTCATAATTGTTTCCACGCGTTTCGGATCGGTTTTGACCAATTTCCACGGTTCGTTATCTGCCAAATATTTATTTCCAATGCGCGCCAACATCATCGCTTCAGCCTGAGCATCCCGCAATTTGTATTGATACACCAACTCTGCAATGCGCGCAGGAA from Fluviicola taffensis DSM 16823 carries:
- a CDS encoding GxxExxY protein, translating into MSENEISFIIRKAIYEVYEELGPGLLESSYEFALKHELESAGLRVRSQVELSLKYKDFILQNAYRLDLLVEDKVIIELKSVDILNKVHHKQLITYLKLSDLKLGILVNFNTDFLKDNIFRKVNGL
- a CDS encoding chloride channel protein; this translates as MTERKRVILYNDVKLAAISMLTALFCCFLAWLLKLLTELFQHTLFGFASRNGVAWFVVLPTCGITAIYFLRKYLFQNRKNKGITEIYKTLDQRKDHLPLFKVPSHFLNGFLTVIFGGSTGIEVSTVVATATVGNEAYKRDFSAKIFKRELISAGVVAGVGVLFGSPLVGLLFALEVIARKVNKSLLISGVTAGLVTWGFILISASKPLFPFRVDDWSWKALPFFVLLSLFGALLSVYFTILVIRIKDFFAKIPNNFLRVNLGALLVGSAIVCLPFLYGDSYHGLTELIHQVLAKEPVSLLILGLLILLKPLVAALTLGAGGDGGVFAPSIVVGAVLGLFFSLLCNQVFHTELVPLNFALAGVAATLSSAISAPFTAIILVCSLVPNGYALFLPVLISSFLAQHIAKFILPYNVYTYGFQAVKE